The Estrella lausannensis genome window below encodes:
- the bshC gene encoding bacillithiol biosynthesis protein BshC: MVEEPVDTARIYIPAESDALYEEAPLSPGGFVRAAARNRHLPYQREALVKALIDYNQQIGNDFAAKDAALTLLQPDVQAVVTGQQPGFMGGPCYTILKAISALSIARRYDAPAIFWIASEDHDLDEAASTLSVDEAGNLKKYRLDHLIRGVALEDIRLGERGFEIVEAFLKEMRVPFELPANPSYSGTIATFLSRLFKGTGLIFIEPKYLKTLCTPFFKKEITETEHVRALFQKEKDSLAPLGGDLPFPKEGETSLFLRSDSGKRERIHWVENRFSAGGRKISEEELVAIAEKDPARISSSVMSRPVMAAQVIPTAAAVLGPGELNYFLGLKNYFRFHGVSMPWLVPRISSTFIFREDAELLKGHGVDPVKFIQFRGRGQEQIAMLKESGISGKAINRIQNLLTPHGKMQERVLNWFTFQSKYSGNLLMDLLDKLDPEDMRHRLLYI, translated from the coding sequence ATGGTTGAAGAGCCAGTCGACACCGCCAGAATTTACATCCCGGCTGAAAGCGACGCCCTCTATGAGGAAGCGCCCCTTTCCCCGGGAGGCTTTGTACGGGCGGCGGCGAGAAACAGACACCTTCCTTATCAAAGAGAGGCGTTAGTCAAGGCTCTTATCGACTACAATCAGCAGATCGGTAATGACTTTGCGGCTAAAGACGCCGCCCTCACTCTATTGCAGCCAGATGTTCAGGCGGTTGTCACGGGGCAGCAACCGGGGTTTATGGGGGGGCCTTGTTATACGATCCTCAAAGCCATATCCGCACTTTCGATCGCCAGGCGCTATGATGCTCCCGCTATTTTCTGGATCGCGAGCGAAGATCATGACCTTGACGAGGCGGCAAGCACTCTTTCTGTCGATGAGGCGGGAAATTTAAAAAAATATCGCCTGGATCATCTGATCAGAGGTGTGGCCCTAGAGGATATCCGGCTGGGGGAGAGAGGTTTTGAGATAGTTGAAGCTTTCCTCAAAGAGATGAGAGTTCCTTTTGAGCTTCCTGCCAATCCCTCCTATTCAGGGACGATAGCCACCTTCCTTTCGCGTCTCTTCAAAGGTACGGGACTTATTTTTATTGAACCAAAATACTTAAAAACCCTTTGTACACCCTTCTTTAAAAAGGAAATTACTGAGACCGAGCATGTGCGCGCTTTGTTTCAGAAAGAGAAGGATAGCCTGGCTCCTCTGGGCGGTGACCTGCCGTTTCCCAAAGAGGGAGAGACATCGCTTTTTTTGAGGTCGGATTCGGGTAAGAGAGAAAGGATTCACTGGGTTGAAAACCGGTTTTCCGCCGGTGGTAGAAAAATTTCCGAAGAGGAGCTGGTGGCTATTGCCGAGAAAGATCCGGCACGGATATCCTCTTCAGTCATGTCAAGACCGGTGATGGCAGCGCAAGTGATTCCGACGGCTGCAGCTGTTTTAGGCCCCGGCGAATTGAACTATTTTCTCGGTCTAAAGAATTATTTTCGCTTCCACGGAGTTTCCATGCCGTGGCTTGTTCCTAGAATCTCTTCGACGTTCATCTTCCGCGAGGATGCCGAACTCCTTAAAGGGCACGGGGTAGATCCAGTGAAGTTTATACAGTTTCGCGGCAGAGGCCAAGAGCAGATCGCGATGCTAAAGGAGAGCGGAATCAGTGGGAAGGCGATCAATCGCATTCAAAACTTGCTCACACCGCACGGGAAAATGCAGGAGAGAGTGCTGAACTGGTTTACGTTCCAGTCTAAATACTCCGGCAATCTTTTGATGGATCTTCTCGATAAGTTGGATCCGGAAGATATGAGACATCGTCTTTTATACATATAA
- the trmB gene encoding tRNA (guanosine(46)-N7)-methyltransferase TrmB, whose amino-acid sequence MKTPHFLIPQEAFQKRIPLIFEKAFFVPDRFDREAFAFPGWSHPSLFGNDHPLHVEYCSGNGAWIAEKAKQNPSVNWLAVEQKIGRGKQIFNKIHKEGLQNLIVLIGEGEESTRAFFPDGSLTEVYVNFPDPWPKRRHAKNRIVNPRFVKEMLRVLKTGGKITLVTDDIPYSEEMISTVGAFKEFVSIYPEPYYDKNPEDYGGSYFHSLWVSKGKEIRLHSFQKRT is encoded by the coding sequence ATGAAAACGCCCCATTTCCTCATTCCGCAGGAAGCCTTTCAAAAAAGAATACCGTTAATCTTTGAAAAGGCTTTTTTTGTTCCTGACCGCTTTGATCGTGAAGCTTTTGCCTTTCCTGGCTGGAGCCACCCTTCTCTTTTTGGTAATGACCATCCCCTGCACGTTGAATACTGCAGCGGTAACGGAGCGTGGATTGCCGAGAAAGCAAAGCAGAACCCCTCCGTCAACTGGCTCGCCGTTGAACAAAAGATTGGCCGCGGTAAGCAGATTTTCAATAAAATTCACAAAGAGGGCTTGCAAAATCTGATTGTCCTCATCGGGGAAGGGGAAGAGAGTACGCGCGCTTTTTTTCCCGATGGAAGTCTTACGGAAGTATACGTTAACTTTCCAGACCCCTGGCCGAAGCGGCGTCATGCTAAAAACCGCATCGTCAACCCGCGGTTTGTCAAGGAGATGCTGCGCGTCTTGAAGACGGGAGGGAAGATCACCTTGGTGACAGATGACATTCCCTATTCGGAGGAGATGATCAGCACCGTGGGGGCCTTCAAGGAGTTTGTGTCTATTTACCCCGAGCCCTATTATGATAAGAATCCAGAGGATTACGGAGGCTCTTATTTCCACTCTCTTTGGGTGAGCAAAGGAAAGGAGATCCGGCTGCACTCTTTCCAAAAAAGGACTTGA